Part of the Myxococcales bacterium genome is shown below.
ATCTTGCCGGGCGGGGATCGCACAAGAGCCGTGAGCGCGATCCAGCGACTCGAACAAGACGGCGCGCGCGGCCACCTCGCGGCGCTCGCGCGAGGCCTCCACGCCGAGATGCACGGCCGCCCCACCGCCGCCGCCGACGCGTACGTGCAGGCGCTCCTGGCCGCGAAGGAGAGCGCCGAAGAAGACGTCGCTGTCACCGCGTGGTTCGCGGCGCACCGTATCGGGCAGTTGCGGTCGAGCGTCGCGGGTGTCCTCGAGAAGTACCGACGCGTCTTCGAGGCGCTCACCGTGGCGCCGGGCCAGCTCGGGTGGCGGGCCGTCGCCGAGCTCCTCGACTTCACGCTCGCCGCCGAACAAGCGAAGGCCGAAGGAGAAGGCGCCGCGGCCGCCGAACGCATCGCGGCGCGCGTCGGCTGCGCAAGGCCGGTTCGACTGGCGGGCCCCTTCGGAGCTGGGAACGCCGCGTCCCGACGACGCCACTACGCGGCGGAGCGTCCCGGACCTTGGCCGCCAGTATTCGCCGACGATCCCATCCGAGGCACCACGCCTCGCGTCCTTCGGACGGACCAGCCGCGCTGCCACGCCACGGCTGCCGAGGAGACCGAGGCCGGCGTCTTCTACGCGGAGACCTTCTTCACCGCCGCCGAAGAGACGGATCTCATCGTCGCCGCGCAAGGTGCGCTGGCCGTCTTCATCAACGACGCCCCGGTCCTCGATCGCGATCTACGTGAATGGGGCGTGTGGCAGCGCTTCGGCGCCCGCATCGTCGTTCCCAAGGGTCGCCACCGCGTCGTCGTCCGCTTGCTCGGCGACGGCACGACGCTGCGATTTCTTCGCCCCGACGGCCGCCCCGCCGCCGTCACCACCGACGGCGATCCTGAGAAGGCCTACTCATCGGTGCCGGCCCGGGTGCTCGCCGATCCCAACCCCATCGACGCCATCGTGCGACGTCGCGGCGAGAAGGACGGGCTCCGCGCCTTCTTCGCCGCCTACGTCGCGCACGTCGAGTCGATGGACGACGTGGCCGCCGCGCTCCTCGAGCCGCTCGTCTTGCCGGAGGACGCCGCCGGCATCGCGCTGGAGCTGGGCGCGCTCTACGCGCGCGGCGACACCGCGTACCCCGACGACGCCAAGCGCCGGAATGAACGCGGCCTTCGGACGCGGGCCGCGGCGCGCGACCCGGGCCTTTGGTACTCGCGGGCGTGGCTCGCCATCGACTCCGGTGAGCAACGGGGCGGCGTCGAGGCGGTCGTGCCGCTCTTGGCGCTCTCACGAGAATTTCCCGAAGTCCCCGACGTGGCCGAAGGGCTCGCGCGCCTCTACGGTCGCCTCGGCTGGCGCGGCGAGCGGCTCGCGACGCTGAAGACGATTGGCGCGCGGTTCCCCGACGACACCTCGGGCCTTCGCATGCTGCTCGCGGCCCTCGACGAGGAGGGCCCGCCGGCGGAGGCCGACGCGCTTGCCGCCCGAATCCAGAAGCTCGACCCGGACGCCGAGTTGGCGGTCGACCGCGCGCTCGCGAAGCACGATTTCCAAGGCGCCATCGCGGAGCTTCGCCGCATCCAGAAGCGGCGCCCCGACAAGAAGGACCTCGCGGGCCGCATCGCGCAGGTCCTCGAACAAAGCGGCGATCCCGCGGCAGCGGCCAAGCAGCTCGCGCTCGCGCTCGAGCGCGACCGCAACAACGCGAAGGCGCGCTTTCGCCTCGCCGACCGGGCGCTGGCCCGCGGCGATGAGGCGGCGCTTCGTCGTGCCCTCGCCGAATCGCTCGAGGCCGGCGCCGCAACGAGTGATCTGCGCGACGCCATCGCGCTCGTCGAAGGCGCCACGCACCTTGAGGGCTACCGCATCGACGGCCGCGCCGTGCTTCGCGAATTTGATCGCTGGGAGAAGAGCGGCAAGAAGATGGATGGCACCGCGGCGCGCATCCTCGACTACGCGGCCCTCTGGGTTCATCCCGACGGGACGAGCGAGATGCTCGAGCACGAGATCCAGCGCATCCAGTCGCAAGAGGCCGTCTCGAAGGAGGCCGAACAGCCGCCGCCGGAAGGCCTCGTCTTGCGCATGCGGGTCATCAAGAAGGACGGCAGCGTCCTTGAGCCCGAGCTCGTGGCCGGCAAGCCCACCGTGACGATGCCTCACCTCGAGATCGGCGACGTCGTCGAGACCGAGCGCATCATCCAGACGAGCAGCGACGGCGACCCGCGGCGGTATCGAAGCCCGCACTGGTTCTTCCGCGAAGCCGACAAGGGCTATTGGCGGAGCGAGTTCGTGACCGTCACGCCGAAGGGCAAGGCCCTCGAGATCGAGACCCGCGGCAAGGTGCCGGCGCCGACCAAGAGGTCGCTCGGCGCCTTCGTCGAGCACCGCTTCCGCGTCGACGAGAGCCCGCCGGCGGTCATCGAACCGGATGCTCCGCGGCCCGTGGAGTTCCTTCCGAGCGTACGCATCGGTTGGGGCATCGATCTCGAGTCGACGCTCTTGCGCCTCGTCGACGTTGGCACCGACGAGACACCGCTCGACCCGCGCCTCGGCGCCATCGCCGCCACCATCGTCCGCGACGCGCCGGCCTCCGATCCGATGGAGCGGGCGCGACGCGTCTACCGATGGGTCCTGTCGGCCGTCGAAGAGGGCAACGAGAACGACGGGCGCCGCGCCGTGCTCGCGCGACGTGGCAGCCGCCAAGCTGCGTTCGTGCACTTGGTCCGGCAGCTCGGAATGAACGTCTCGCTCGCCATCGCGAAAAACCGCCTGGCGATGCCCGCGCTCGGAAAGATGAGCGAGGTCGAAAATTGGGACAGCTTGGTGTTGCGCCTCGAGCCTCCCAAGAACGCGACGAAGGCGCCGCCTCCCGCGCAGTGGATGGTCGTGCGCGACAAGTTCACCCCCTTTGGCTTCGTGCCTCCCGAGCTCCGAGGGCAACAGGCCATCGTGCTCGCCGCCGGCGCGCCGCGCGTCACCTTGCCGAGCGAGGGCTCCTCCGACGGGGTCTTCTTCGAAGGGCGCGCCGTCGTCCGGGAAGACGGCGGCGCGAGCCTCGAGCTCGCGCAACGATACGGCGGTCGCATCGCGACGCAGATGCGCGGCGTGCTCGATCGCATCGCGCCGGGCCAGCTACGCGATTTCGTGGAGACGCGCCTCGTCGGCCGGACCTTCTCCGGCGCGCGTATCAAGGACGTTGTCGTCGAACACAAGGACGATCTCGACCTCCCGATCACCATCCGCGTCACAGCCGACGTCCCTGAGCTCGTGCGACGCGGCGAACGAACGAGCGTCCTCAAGCCGGTTTTTCCCATCAAGCTCGTCCAACTCGCTTCGCTTCCGGCGCGAGAGACGCCGCTGCTCTTGCCGACGTCGTCGCACGCCGAGGTCCTGTTCAAGGTCGTCTTTCCCGAAACGTGGCGGATGCCGTCGAGCCTTCCGCCGGGCGAAGTGAAGGACGGCGAGCGCTGGGTCACAGTCAACGACCGTGTCGAAGGGCACACCATCACGCTCGACCGGAAGGTCGAGGTGCCCGCGGGGCGCGTCGCGCCCGGCGGCGACTACGCCGCGCTCCTCAAGTTCACGCGCGACGGCGACGCGCTCCTCGAACGCGAGGTCGCCGTCGGACGGTGACCCGACGGGCGGCGCGCGGCCCGCTTGCGCGTGCCGTTGGTAGGCGCTACGCGCGCTTACCTTGCTGCGCCTACTTGGCCGGAACGCCCGCGTCGCCAGCGACGGGAGCGGCCGGCGCCGAGCCCGGCGGCGCCGCGAGGCCGTTGATGCGCTGTCGCACGCCGACGTAGGCCGCGTCGAGCTTGGCCCACTCGTCGACGAGTCGAAGCCGCTCGGTCGCCGACTGCGGATAGACGCCGCCGTCTTTGGTCTTCGCGAGCTCGCTGTACCGCCGCCAGAGCTCTTTGGCCTCGTCCCACTTGTGGAGGCGCTCCTTGGCGCTGGCGAGCACGAACACGATGCGCGGCTTCGTCGCCGCCGTTTGCGGAGCCGCGTCGTCGGCCACCATGAGCGCCGCCTCCGCGTCCTCGGTCTTGCCTTTGGCCAAGAGCGCCTCGCCGAGCGCGTATTGCGCGACGGCACTGCGCGGCTGAAGCTTCACGGCCTTGCGGAAGGCCAGGAGCGCGCCTTCTGAGTCGCCGTCGACCCATTTCTTGGTCCCATCGACCACCGACGCCATGGCCTCGCTCATGGCGGTCTGGTTGTTCGCGTCGAATCGCTTGGGCGCGTCAGCCGCCTTGTCGGCCTTCTCGACCTTGTCCGTCTTGTCGGACTTTTCCGCCGTCTTGTCGGCCTTCTTCGGGTCCTTGGAGTCGGCCTCGGCGGTCGTCCAAACGAAGGCGACGGAGGCTGCAAGGAGCGTGGCAACGAGGGTGCGAGCGCGCGGCAACATGGCCGCGAGACTAGAGCGTATTTCGTGCCTGCGCGACGCCGAAGTCGGGTTCGACGAGTGGTGTTTCCTTGCAAGCCTTGGAAATCGCCCCGAAGATCTCCCGAATGCTGCCCCGTGTCCTCGAACCCGAGATCATGGACACGGCCCTCGACGCCGCCGACTACGACGCCATGGATCACGGCGCCGTGAACGAGGCCTTCTGCCGTGATTTTCTCGCGGCACGCCCTCAGTTGGCGTGCGTATTGGACGCGGGCACCGGCACCGGGCTCATCGCCGTGGAGCTTTGCCGCCGCGCGCCCGCGGCGAACATCGTGGCCATCGACCTTGCCAACGAGATGCTCGCGCTGGCGAAGAAGAACGTTCAGGCCGCGGGCTACGCCGACCGCATCGAAGTGGCGCGACGCGACGCGAAGCGAACAGGCTTCGACGACGGCGACTTCAGCGCCGTGATCTCCAACAGCCTCGTGCACCACCTGCCGGAGCCCGGAGCTTTTCTCAAGGAGGCCGCGCGGCTCCTCGCGCCGGGTGGGCTCCTCTTCGTGCGCGACCTCGCGCGCCCCGAAGACGAGACCGCCGTGTCGTCGCTCGTCGACCGATACGCGCTTGTCACCGCCACGGACCCGACGCTCCGCTCACGGGAGTCGCGGCAACGAGCGCTCTTCGCGGCGTCGCTTCGAGCGGCGCTCACGTGCGACGAGGTGTCGGCCCTGCTGCCCGACGCGCTTCGGGTCGGGGCTCGCGTCGAGCTGACGAGCGATCGTCACTACACGCTCGTCGCGCGGAAGGCGCGTGCGTGAGCCGCGTCCGCGCGTTTCCGTGGGCCACGCTCGACGCTCTCACGAAAGCCGAGGTCGCGCGCGCGCGCCACTTCGGCGACTTCATCGCGCACCTGCTCGCGACCAGCACGAGCGCTCGCGCCGCGACGCTCCGGGGCCTGTTGGGGGTTTCCCCCGAGGTTCGGCTGCGCGCCATCGACAGCGCGGCATCCGCGAGCGCGCCTGACGACGAGCGCCTCGCGGTGCACCTCCTCGTCGCAAAGACCGAAGTCATCGTCGAGACGGAGAGCGCGCTCGCGGCCGACGTGGTGGCGCGGGCTCTCGAACGAAAGGGACCGTCGCTCCCGCCGCGGGGCACGGCGGCGCTCGCCGGCGCCTTCGGTGCTGTCGCGGTGAGCGCGCTGAGGCGCCTCCGAGCGGACGCCGACGTTCGTCTCAAGTTCGCCGGACTGTCCAAGGACGTCCTGGCGAGGCAGTCTCTGGCGGACCCCGTCGCGGCCCACGTCACGGTGCTCCTCGACGCGGACGCTTACGACGCCCGTCTCGTCTTTTCGTCCCGAGCAGCAGGAAGCGTTGGCGCGCGACCCGTAGGACGGCGCGCCCTCGCGGCGCTCGACGTTCGAATCGCCGTGCCCCTCACCTTGGCGCCCTCGTGGGCGCCGGCGCGCGAGCTTCGTGCGCTCGCGACGGGCGACGTCTGGCTGACGGGAGGCCGCTCGACGGCGCTGTCCTTCGTCCTGGCCGCGCCGGGCGCGCGCCGCGGCGTGCGCTGCACGGCCACGGCTGGGCTGGCTCTAGGCGTGCGCGACGTGGCTGCGGCATCGTTCCAAGTCGTGGTAGGGGACGTAGTCGAGGATTTGACGATGAGCGAAGCGACGGAAGACACCCTCCTCGAATCGGCCCTCGACGCACCGGTGATCGTTCGCGTCGAGCTCGGCGCCGTCGAGCTGTCGGCCCGCGAGTGGGCGAGCCTGCGCGCCGGCGATGTGGTGACCGTTGGCGCTCGCGTGGGCGCGCCCGTGCTCCTCCGCGCGGGCTCTCGCGAGCTAGGCACCGGCGAGCTCGTCGACATCGACGGCGAGGTCGGTGTCCGTGCCCTTTCGATGCGCACCTCGACGCCGCAATCGGCTTCTTTGGAGGGCGGCGCTTGAGCCGGCTTCCTCGCCGACTGAGCGCTCTGGCCCTCGCCGGATTGCTTGCGCACTGCAGCAAAGCGCCGGCGCCCGGCGACGCCGCCGCGCCGGCTTCACTGGAGGCCGCCTCGTCGGGAGGCGCCACAGCGTCCCGCGACGCGGGCGCCACCCTCGCCAAGCCCGCCGCAGACGGCCCAATGACGTTCAGCGGCGAGTACGACGCGGTGGCGGGGACGCTCTACGTGCCCGACGGGGGCGACTACGCCGGCGTGAAATTCCGAGGACTCACCAGCGATCAGGGCCTCGGCAAGGGCACCCTTCGCATCGACATCGACGCGCTCGGACGCGCGACGGGCAGCCTCGACGGCGCCCTCGGCGCGCTGACGCTATCGGGGGCCCTCACCGACAAGACGATTCTCACCGCGCGGCTGGCGCCGGCCGCACCGACGTCGGGCGGCTACTACGGCACGGTGACGGCGGTCCTATCCCCCGCCGGCGAGCTCACCGGCTCACTCAAGGTGTCGCTCCATGACGCGAGCCTTATCCGCGAAGCGAAGCTCTCGCTGAAGCGCAAGTAGCCCTCCGACAAGACACGCCGCCAAGACGGAGCCGACATGGCCGGCGCGGGGCGTCACCCTTCGCTGTCGCCCGCTTCGCTCTCGGTCGACACTTCGCCCGAGACCTCAACGGACATCGTGTCGGGCGCGCTGCGCCAGCGTTCGAGTTCCTTGGCGAGGCCGTCGATCTCTGCGCTGGCCTCCACGAGACCGAGGGCGCGCGCCATGGCCTCGGACGACGGCCCGTGACCGTCGCGGAGTCGGCCAAGCAGTTGCTCCGCCGCCAGCGCCACGGCCTCGAGGCGGAGAGCCTGGCGTAAGAGCTTGTCGGGCGAGGACAGGTGGCTTCGAAGGCCCAACGCGAGGCCCAGCGCGTTCATGCGGTCCATGAGCCAGGCGCGGCTCTCGCGCTCTTCCTCGAGGTCGCGCTCGAGGACGCCGATGCGGCCCTCCATGGCGTTGAGGTCGACGTAGCGATCGACGGGCGTGTCGGTCAGCGCCACGAGGGGGACCTGCGCCAAGCGATCGAGGATCGCCTCTTGGCAGGTCTCGTAGCCGTTGCGCCAGTGTTGACTGGGCCCGGCGTCTCCCTCGCGCACGCCGTTGCGCCGCGCTTCGTCGAGGGAGTCGAGCCGATCGACCCAGGCGCGCGCGTCGAGGAGCTCTTGCCGGAGCGAGCGAAATCGCTCTTGCATGACCTCGCCCTTCTGGCGGAGCGCCTCGTTGTGACGGGCAAACTCATCGACGGTGCGCTCCAGCCGGTCGGCCTTGTCGGCGGCGTGCGCCACGGCCACATCGCGAGCGCTCAAGCCCGACACGCGGACCACCTGGCAGAGCAGCGTGAGCTTCTCCCGCGCCACCGCTACGTAGTCCGCGTCGTCGGACACGAGCTCTTCGATGGCTGCCAAGGCTTCGAGCTCGGCGTCAGTCAGCACGTGTCGATGGATACCAAAGGGCACGACGACGCGCGACCAAAGCGACCGGCTCTGCGGAGGCCAGCCTCGGCAAGCCCGTGTTCGGCGTCGTGTGGCTGTGAAATACGCTCTAGTCTGCGCCGATGCTGACGCGACCGGCGTATCTGGGGTGGGCGCTCGCGCACTACGGCAAGGTCCCCTTCGACCTCGCGTCGAGCGGCATGCCGACGCTGCGCCAGAGCGAGCTCGGCGCGGCGAGCCTTGACGATCCCAACGGCTGGGAGATCTTGCAGGGCGCCATCGCGAAGCACAACGCGGTCACCCGCTCGGAGGCCATCGGCGCGCTGGGCGCGTCGCACGGGCTTTGGCTCGCGTACACGTCGATGATCGACGCTGGCGACGACGTGCTCGTCGAAGACCCGGCTTACGAGCCGTTGTGTCACGCGGCGCGCGCGGCCGGCGGCAACGTCGTTCGCTTCGATCGGGGCCCCGACGTCAACTACGCCCTGGACCCGGAGCGCGTCCGGGCCGCCATGACCCCGCGCACCAAGGTCGTGGCCATCTCGAACCTTCACAACCCGAGCGGTGCGCGCGCGAGCGACGACGCCATGCGCGAGGTCGCCAAGGTCGTCGCCGATCGCGGCGGCTACCTCTTCGTCGACGAGGTCTACGCTCCCTTCGACGACCTGGTCGACGAAGCGGGGATCTTCCACGGAAGCGCGAGACGCCTCGCGCCGAACGTGGTGGCCACGGCGAGCCTCACCAAGGCCTACGGCCTTGGCCCGCAGCGCATCGGGTGGGTCTTGGGCCCGCCCAAGGTCATCGACGCCGCCATGGACGCCATCGTGGCCTCCGTCGGCGTCTTGCCTATCGCGTGGATGCACCGCTCCGCGCTGGCCCTCTCTCACGTGGGCGCGCTCTCGGCGCGTTCACGCTCGCTGCTCGGCAAGAAGCGCGAGCGCGTGGCCCGCTGGATGCGCGAGCAAGAGAACCTCGCGTGGAGCGCCCCACCGGCTGGACTCTTTGGCTTCGCGACACTTCGCCGCAGCGCCGCCGACCTTAGGCCGGTGATCGAGCGCGGCATCGAAGCGCACGGCGTGATCGTCGCGCCGGGATCTTTCTTCGGAGTTCCAAACGGCTTTCGCCTCGCCTGGTCGCTCCCGGAGGAGCAACTGGACGAGGCGCTTCTTCGCCTGAGCACCGTGCTCACCACCGCGACGTCGTGAGCGCCGCGCGCGAGCGCCGTTCGTATCAGGAGCCGATCAGAAGAGGCCGCCGAGCAAGCCGCCGAGGCCGCCACCGCCGCCGCCGCCGAGCAGACCGCCAAGCGCGCCGAGGCCACCCGCGGGGTTCGCGCCGCCGCCACCGGTGAGGCCGCCGAGGCCCTTGATGAGACCGCCGACTTGCCCTGCGATCTGTCCGATCTGCGGGTTACCCGTCGCCTGACCGAGGAGGTTTCCGATGGGCCCGATGGCGGCGAGGGGGTTGCCTCCCTGAAGCGCGTTGAACACGCCGGGCAACGCACCAAGCGCGCCAAGCGGGTTGGCTTGCGGCTGCTGCGCAACGGGCGCCTGTTGGAACACCGGCTGCGGCGCGAAGCCTTGGCCGCCTTGCGGGGCGAAGGGCATGAAGCCGCCGTTGGCGCCGTAGGCCGGTTGCCCGAAGCCTTGTTGGAAGCCGGGTTGAAACCCCTGTTGGAATCCGCCGGGAGCGGCGCCGTATTGCGGCGCTTGGATGCCGGGCGGGAGCGCAAAGCCTCCTTGCGGTGCCGCCACCATGTAAGGCTCCGGCGCGAAGCCGCCCTGCGCGCCGAACGCGGGCTGCGCACCGTACGCGGGCATCCCAAACTGACCGGCAGGCGCCGGCGCACCGTACATGCCCGCCTGGGGATCGAACTGGTTGGGGTCGAAGGCGCCCTGCTGCTGCGGGAGCCGCGCGCCCAGCGCACCGACCGCAATGCCGCCGCTCACCGCGTCGAGCGAATCAAGGTCGATGGAATCGAATTCGTTGTTGGGCATGATCGACATCTCCGAGGACGAGAACTGCAAAGGCTCGGCCACTCGGAAGGAGCCTTTTCGCCCTCGTATTTCGCGGAAATTTTGGGCGCACACATCGCCGCCGGATCCGGTCCTCTCCGCACTGTCGCCTCAGGGAAACTCAGGGACGCTGTAGGTCTTCGAGGAGAGCGGAACGCTTCGCAAGTCCGCGCCCTGCACAGAGAATCAGCGGTCGACGCGGCGACGCGAGCGGGCGTCGCGCCGGGCTTCGGTCGCGCGGGGCCGGGGCGGGGCCCGCGGCGTCGATGGTGTGCATGCTAACGATCGACCTGCGCGGCCATGCCCCCGCCCCCCGCCGAATCGCGCTGCCGCGCGCCCAACGCGCGAAACCAATGAACAACGGCGGGCGACCGTGAGGTCGTCCGCCGCGTGGCCAGGCCAACGAGCTGGCCGGCTGGCGTTCGTCAGAACGTACCGAGCGGTCCCACGCCACCGACGCCCGCGCCCGGGCAAGGTTCGCGCTCAACGCTCCCGCCGAGCGGGCTACCCAACGGACTGCGGAGGGGTTGGCGAAGCGACGTTGCCGCCGAGGTTGAGACTGCCGAGTTGGCTGCCGAGTTGGCCGCCGAGTTGGTTGATGAGCGGCCCGAACTGCGCGCCGAATTGCCCGACGAGGCCGTTGATCACGGGGCCGAGCGCCCCGAGTCCTTGACCGCCGGTGAGTCCACCAAGCAAGGGCGCGAGGGCGCCGAGGCCCTGCCCTTGCGTCAAGCCGTTCACGATGGCGCCGATGTTCAAGGCCCCGCCATTGGGAAGGAAGCCGAGCGGATTCGCCCCGCCGAGGAAAGCGTTGGGATCGGCCGACGGCGCCGCACCGGCCTGGACGAAGCCACCGGCAGTCCCGCCGAGGGGATTTCCGAACGACGGCGTGAAGACGTGCGACGCGTCGAGCTGCGGCTGGCCGTATTGGCCGTAGGGATCGAAGCCGCCGTAAGGCGCGCCGAGCGGACCTGGCGCTCCGGGACTCGACGCAACCGGCGTCGCGAGGCCACCGAGCTTCACGCCACCAATCACGGCGTCCAGGTCTTCAAGTGCGAGCTTCATGATCCGAGCCTCCGCTGATGCAAACTGCAAGGGGTTTGCCAACGCCCCTCACGCCGGCATTTCCACGGATGGCAGACGATTCCGCGGGCCGCATGGACACGGCTCGGCTCACTTTGCCTCCGAAGGGCGACGAGAGAGCGCAACTAGACCTCGCGCGGCGCGGCCCGGACGACGCTCAACGCGCCACCGCCGAGCGCGTGGCGACGACGGTCACGCCGGCGAGGATGAGCGTCCCCGCGAGCAGCACGTGCCCTTGCGGGCGCTGCCCCAACTGAACAAACGCGAGCGCCCCTGCGACCAGCGGCTGCAAGTAGATGTAGATGGTCACGAGCGTCGCGCTCGACCGCCCGAGAGCCCAGGCGTTCGCGGCATACGCGACGATGGTAGGGACGACGACGATGTAGACCAGCAAGGTGACGCCCAAGGCGTCGATGACCCCGAGGGTGCGGACGAGGGGCCCCACACCGAGCGGAGCAAACGTGAGCGCGCCCCAAGTGAAGATCCATCGAATGACCTCGATGGCACCGAGGCGGCGAATGGTCGAGCGACCGAGGACGATGTAGCCCGCGTAAGCGAGAGAGTTGGCGACGACGAGGACCGCGCCGCGATCCACGCTGGAGAGCCCGGTCAGCTCGACGACGCCCAGGAGCGCGAGGCCAATGCCGGCAGCGACGCGCCAGGTGGGCTTCTCGTGTCGGAGGACGACGGCCAGCGCCGCCGCAAAGACAGGGATGGCCACGCACAGAAGCGCGGCAGAGAGCGGCGTCGTCGCTCGGAGGCCGAAGAGAAAGAGCGTCTGGTTCAGCGAGATGCCGAGCACCGACAGGCCCGCCAGCGCGAGGTGATCGCGCCCCGAGAGCGGTGGTGCTGGTGGTGCTGATGCCCCACGGCGGCGACGAAGCAAGAGCGCCAGCCCTTGAAAGAAGAGCGCCGCGAAGCCCATGCGAGCCATGGCGATGGCCTCCGGCGAAAGGCCCGCACCGCCGCTGTGGCGCGGCATCATCGCGAGCTTTCCTTCGACCGCGTTGGACGCGAACGCTAGCTGAACCACAAGGAGCGCGGCGTGCGTGGCCCACGGACCGGGCCCTGTGGTGGCGATCTTGTCAGTCATGCATGGAGCGGGTCACGCGCCATGAGCGAGCCGGCGGCAGGGAGCGACGCGACCCGTTCGGATTCATAGCTGGTACACTTCCGCGCGCGGGAGCTCAACTCGGGTTGTCGCGGCTGAGGCATTTATGTGGACAACCCTTCCTCTCTTTGGGACCGGCCTGCTCCTCACGGTCATGTTGGTGGCCAGCTACACGTTCGCCGTGTCGCTCGCCGCGCACGCCGACGGCAAGCCTCGGACGCTTCAGGCGGCTCGTTTCGGCGCCTACGGAGTCGTGATCCTCATCCTGACGACGGTGCTGGTCTTGGCCTACGCCTTCGTGAGCCACGACTTCCGACTGCGCTACGTCGCGCAC
Proteins encoded:
- a CDS encoding EamA family transporter, with amino-acid sequence MTDKIATTGPGPWATHAALLVVQLAFASNAVEGKLAMMPRHSGGAGLSPEAIAMARMGFAALFFQGLALLLRRRRGASAPPAPPLSGRDHLALAGLSVLGISLNQTLFLFGLRATTPLSAALLCVAIPVFAAALAVVLRHEKPTWRVAAGIGLALLGVVELTGLSSVDRGAVLVVANSLAYAGYIVLGRSTIRRLGAIEVIRWIFTWGALTFAPLGVGPLVRTLGVIDALGVTLLVYIVVVPTIVAYAANAWALGRSSATLVTIYIYLQPLVAGALAFVQLGQRPQGHVLLAGTLILAGVTVVATRSAVAR
- a CDS encoding tetratricopeptide repeat protein — encoded protein: MLPRARTLVATLLAASVAFVWTTAEADSKDPKKADKTAEKSDKTDKVEKADKAADAPKRFDANNQTAMSEAMASVVDGTKKWVDGDSEGALLAFRKAVKLQPRSAVAQYALGEALLAKGKTEDAEAALMVADDAAPQTAATKPRIVFVLASAKERLHKWDEAKELWRRYSELAKTKDGGVYPQSATERLRLVDEWAKLDAAYVGVRQRINGLAAPPGSAPAAPVAGDAGVPAK
- a CDS encoding class I SAM-dependent methyltransferase; translated protein: MLPRVLEPEIMDTALDAADYDAMDHGAVNEAFCRDFLAARPQLACVLDAGTGTGLIAVELCRRAPAANIVAIDLANEMLALAKKNVQAAGYADRIEVARRDAKRTGFDDGDFSAVISNSLVHHLPEPGAFLKEAARLLAPGGLLFVRDLARPEDETAVSSLVDRYALVTATDPTLRSRESRQRALFAASLRAALTCDEVSALLPDALRVGARVELTSDRHYTLVARKARA
- a CDS encoding pyridoxal phosphate-dependent aminotransferase; amino-acid sequence: MLTRPAYLGWALAHYGKVPFDLASSGMPTLRQSELGAASLDDPNGWEILQGAIAKHNAVTRSEAIGALGASHGLWLAYTSMIDAGDDVLVEDPAYEPLCHAARAAGGNVVRFDRGPDVNYALDPERVRAAMTPRTKVVAISNLHNPSGARASDDAMREVAKVVADRGGYLFVDEVYAPFDDLVDEAGIFHGSARRLAPNVVATASLTKAYGLGPQRIGWVLGPPKVIDAAMDAIVASVGVLPIAWMHRSALALSHVGALSARSRSLLGKKRERVARWMREQENLAWSAPPAGLFGFATLRRSAADLRPVIERGIEAHGVIVAPGSFFGVPNGFRLAWSLPEEQLDEALLRLSTVLTTATS
- a CDS encoding FliM/FliN family flagellar motor switch protein, whose translation is MSRVRAFPWATLDALTKAEVARARHFGDFIAHLLATSTSARAATLRGLLGVSPEVRLRAIDSAASASAPDDERLAVHLLVAKTEVIVETESALAADVVARALERKGPSLPPRGTAALAGAFGAVAVSALRRLRADADVRLKFAGLSKDVLARQSLADPVAAHVTVLLDADAYDARLVFSSRAAGSVGARPVGRRALAALDVRIAVPLTLAPSWAPARELRALATGDVWLTGGRSTALSFVLAAPGARRGVRCTATAGLALGVRDVAAASFQVVVGDVVEDLTMSEATEDTLLESALDAPVIVRVELGAVELSAREWASLRAGDVVTVGARVGAPVLLRAGSRELGTGELVDIDGEVGVRALSMRTSTPQSASLEGGA